Within Flavobacterium pisciphilum, the genomic segment GAATTGCTTCGACTATACTTTTTGTTTATCCTGTAATTGTAGCTTTAACCATGGTGTTTTTCTTTAAAGAACGGATTAATAAATTGACCATTGTTTCTTTGTTTATAACAATATGTGGTGTTTTTGTATTGAGTACAAAAGATTCGGTTTTCAGTATTAATTTTTTAGGTCTTGCAGTTACATTAATATGTGCTTTATTCTATGCTTTATATATTATTGTGGTCAATAAAGCTAAAATAAGAGGTTCTAGTATAAAAATTGCATTCTATTCCCTCTTGTTCTCGTCTCTTTATTATTTGAGCAAAGTAATTTTATTAAATGAACCATTGGTCCTTCCAGATGTAAAGTTCCTTCTGGATATTACTGTATTTTCGCTTGTAACCACAGTACTTTCTATGTCTACTTTGGTATATGCTATAAAAACTATAGGGTCAACACCTACATCGATTATGGGTGCATTAGAGCCTGTGGTAGCAGTAGGAGTGAGTGTGATTTTGTTTCATGAAAACCTAACATTAAGCTTGATTCTTGGAGTATGTTTTATTATTTCGGGAGTAATTATCAATATTGTTTCTGAAGCGGTAGAAAGAGCTAAATCTATTGAGAAGCAAAAATAATAAGTCTTTTTTTATTTATATACCAAAAAGCCCTTTAACTAGTAAAGGGCTTTTTTGGGGTTTAGAGGTTAGTATTTATTTCTTAATGAATTTCTGCTGGTAACTGGCTCTATCAGTAACCACATTGATGATATAAAATCCTTTTGTTAAGGCACTCACATCAATTTGGTTATTATTAATTCTAGTATTGATTAGTTTTCCTGAAATATCATAAATAATCACATTTAATACTTCATCTTGAGTTTTGATGGTTAGAACATCAGAAACAGGATTAGGATAGATCGTAAATTCTATTCTCTCAAACGTATCAGTTCCTAAAGTATTTGTGACAGTGACCGCAATTGATTTTTCTACTACTTTTCCATTAGAATTAAAGCTAATTACAACAGTTGCTTCTCCTTCTAAGTGTTGAGGTGTTAAAACCAACTCGTCTTTAGTATTAATAACAGCAGATATTAGTGCTGGATTATTATTTGATTTAATCGATTTTACAATAGCAGCAGACAAGTTATCAGTATCAGAAACAACAGTTTTCAAATCTATTATTGTTGCACTTTTTATTGACACTTGAGAGGGTAGCGTAGTACTCACAACTGGAGCGCTATTGTCTGGGAATACGGTTACTGATGGAAACCAGTAATAGTCATTTAAGATTTTTGTATTTGTCAAAGTTCCAGTGCTAGCATAAGTATGAATCCAGTTTTTCTGAAAATGTGACGAGAAACCACTTTCTGTAGTATTTAAAATTAATTCATCCGAAATCGGATCGATACGCAATGCCGAACCATAAGGAATCTGTCTGTAAGGAGTTGTTTGCCCCGGAATTGCCCCAAAATTTTCATTAAATGTTTTAGAGGCAACATCAAATCGTACAATCTGTGAGCCTGAAGTAAAAGAACTAATAGAGTTAATCCAGTATAAAGCATTTTGTTGGTTGCTATAGGTAAAACTTCCTGCATTCCATGCTCCCCAAGAAGTAAAATATTTAGTAGTTGGAATGGCATATTCTGTAGTTGCAAAAGTTGTTGCATCAATATTGATTAATTTTTGATTTTGAATAGCCCAAACGCTTCCGTCTTTAGCTTGAACAACCGACTGAAATCCACCTGTAATAGTCTTAATTACAGTATTTGTGGTTGGATCAATTATCAAAATTCCTTTATTTTGTGTAGTGGCAAATACATATTGTGAGGTACGAATCATGCTTCCTATTTGTCCAGCGCCTGTTGTTCCCGAAATACCATTTCCTACCTGCATGTTAGCAATATCAAATAGATAAATTCCGTTTGAAGCTCCTATATATCCTTTGTTTTCATTCACTCCTAAAAAAGAGCGTCCGTCTCCACCGATAGTATTAAATGTTGCAATTTTTTGCATTGTTTTAGCATTGGCAACAACCAATATTCCACTATCTCCAGCTTGTTTCGAAACAAAATAAAATTTATCACCATATATCGTTCCGTGCTGTGTAGTTATTCCAAAAGTTTCGTTATTATTGGCAGTGCTATACACACGATAGTTGATATCTCCATTAGCATTGATAAAATTTACAGATCCATTGGTATGACCAAACCAATCTTCATTTACCATAAAGTATCCTTTGGTAAAATCAGTTGCGCTAACATAAGGAGTTACTGGAGTAAGTGTTGATGCAATAGGAAATTGTTCAAAAGAAGGATTATAAGTCCAAGCATCCCAAGAACCATTTTCTAAAACACGACTGGTAGCTCCCAAAGAAGAATAATCAAAATCTGTATCTGCAGGGTTTTTTACCCAATAAGACCAATATCCATTGCTAGCCCATCCTGATTGCCAGTGATCTGCAGCATCTATAGCTGTGTAACTGTCAAAATCATACCCTGATGTATTTACAATACCATTTTCAGGATAGTGTGGGTAGATTACGTTTCCGTCTTTGTAAAGTCCGATTGTATTTGTGCCGTTTAGGTCAAAACCCAATCCTCCAATAGCAGTTCCAAGATCTGGTCCAGAATAATATTGTAGTGCATAAAAACGATGATCTGCTTTTGCAATTGCTTTTACCATATCTACACCAGTTGCAGTACCATCCCATCGGTAACCCCATACCAAAGCATCCGAGTTTTTACCATCATTCCATTGTATAACCAACGCCGCTTTATTGGCTCCTGTGCCCACCCAATACTTAATAGCGTCAAAATCTGTAGTAGTGGCTACACTTTTATTGTTTACAGTTTTGGCGGTTGGATTTTGCTTTAGATCATATCTAATTACGCCCTGCACTTTTATTTGTGCATTGGTAAGAAATGTAAAAAGCAACAGTATTCTTAAAAAGTAAATTTGTTTCATGTATTTAAGTTGAAATTTTATCGGTTAGTTTTAATTTAGATACAAGTCATAGGCACCAGAAACTTCTGTAGAGACTTCTCCTAACCAGCCAGCTTCCTGATTGATTCCTGTATATACTTTAACAAAATCGATTCCGGGAAGTTTTACATATTTTCCGTCTTTGTCTACTGCCCATGAAATATCAATATTAGATCCTTCATCATTATTTGGAGCATTATCAGCATATCCAAAATCAAACGATTTACCTACCCAATAGTTTCCAGTTCCGCTCTGATCGTAAAAATTGTTTTCGATTTTTGTTCCTGTTAAGTTGTATGAAGCCTCAGCAATCCAAAGCGGATAATAACTTTGACTATGAAACGTGCTTTGTGTTTTATAACCTGAATTTCCAAGGTTGTCTTGCCATTTAATATATTCTATATCAGTTTGCCAAAATTCATTTCCTGCAACAGGCGCTTTGTTGGCATCAGGTTTAAAATAAGTAATCGTGTAATTCTTGATTGTAGTATTTTTAAAATATTCACTTCCTGCGATTTCGTACCATTCGTCTTCATCAGGTTTTCCGTTTTTATTTTTGTCATAAGCTACTAGAATAATCCCCGGTTCACAAGATCCAGAGCGCGACTCATTGGCTGCGTTTCCCCAAAAAGCATTCCCTAAAATCTTAAAATCTCTTCCATTCATATTCGGAATGGTATGATCAAAACCAAATACGACGTAACCTCCAAAACCACCTAGAGAAATCATGGTTGCTTTTGACCCAACAAGTGCATTTTTTGCTGCAGTGATAAGATTGGTTGCTGTATTTCCAGGTGAATAAATCGGAATTTCATTAGTGAATTGACCCACAGCAGGGCGGAAGTCAAATACATTAGCGATGTATTTGCTGTAACTTTTTGATTCTTTGGTTACATTGATAGTTGAGGTGTATGTTTTTACAACTCCATTGGTTACTACCTTTAAAGTTAACGGATAGTTTTTTAAATACGGACTAATAAAATCGAGCTGTGCGCTTTGTGAGATTATAGAATCCTTAATACTCCATGTAAGCTGAGAATTACTAGATAGTTTTGGATCAATATTCAGAACGTTGAAACGGTTGATAGTGTATGATCCTACGAGTACTTCAGAAGGATTTTCATTTTCCAGACTTTCTTCTTTATCAGATTCACAAGCAATAAAGCCGAGCAAGAGAATTGATAGTAAGGCAGTTTTTAAAATTTTAGAAGGATTTTTTTCCATATTTAATTGTGATTTATTTGTGTAAAAGCAAATAATTACAACGCCAATGGAAATAAGAGAACAATGATACTGTTCGCATTAAAGCGCACAAAATCAGTATTGTCCTTAGCTTTATTCCACGAAAGCGTCAAACATTATAGTATCTGGCAGGTCTTCTGACTTGTTCCATTTTTGAAATCCTTCCCATTAAAAACAGTGGATATACTTTTCAAAAACTTTGTTGTGGAGCTTACAGCAGCGGGTCTGTTTCGGATTCTCACCGAATTCCCTATTAAGTGCTTTTTATGGCGCACCAGATTTCGGCAAATGTAAAGAAAATATAGGTAGAAACAATTTTAAGAGAGAAAGCGAAAATTGCATTACCACCAAATTCATTTTGGATGTAAGACTTTAAAATATTTATGGTTGAGATAATTGTGTTAAAATGTTTTTATGAGTTGTAATAATGTATGTTTTTATGAATTTATGTATTGAAAAAGTAATTTTGTTTTGTTTGTCTTTGTGGAATGATAAAAATTGCTCATCTATGACTATTGCTAAGAATCATTTAGGTATAAAAGCTAAATTTGTGATGTGAAAAAGATTATTACTTACATATTCATTTTTTTAATAGCCTCTAATATTGGTGTTTTTCAGCAGTTTTATAAATTGCCTGTCTTATTTCAGCATTTTAAAGAGCATACAGAAATAAGTAAAGTAAGTTTTATTGATTTTTTAGAAATGCATTATTGGGGTGACGATCTAGATGATGATGATGGTGACCGTGATATGCAACTTCCTTTTAAAAATATAAGTGGTTATTCATTACACCTTGTATTTATTCCTACAGATAAACATGCCTGTTACATCCCTTTTGTTAGTAGTCTAACACAGACTAATAGCATTCCATATACATGCAATTTGTATTCTAACCCCGCTTTATTCTCTTTATTCAGGCCTCCTATAGTATAATTTGATTTTCAAATTTTTTATTGTGGTTAAGACATGTTCTATGTTTTAGCCATAGCATTATTATTTCTAAAATTAAATCAAATTATGCTTAATAAGATAATACAATTTTCAGTTAAGAATAAACTGGTAATTGGCGTCTTTACATTGCTATGGATTATCTATGGTGTGTATGAAGTGAGTCGTTTACCTATTGATGCCGTTCCAGACATCACAAACAATCAAGTACAAATTATTACAACCGCTCCATCCTTGGGGGCAGAAGACGTAGAGCGTCTTATAACTTTTCCGATAGAGCAGGCAATAAGTAATATTCCGCAGCTGAAAGAAAGCCGTAGTATTTCTCGCTTCGGACTTTCGTTAGTTACTATCGTTTTTGATGACAATACCGATGTGTATTGGGCACGTCAGCAAGTTGCTGAGCGTTTGCAAAAAGTCGAGATAGATGAAAATGCCAGCACACCCGAAATGGCACCAGCTACAACTGGATTGGGCGAAATATATCAGTATGTTGTAAAACCACAACCGGGTTATGAAGCCAAATATTCTCTCGAAGATTTAAGAACCATTCAAGATTGGACTATTAGAAGGCAGTTATTAGGAACTCCCGGAATTGCCGATGTAGCTACTTTTGGTGGGAAATTAAAACAATATGAAATTGCAGTAAATCCAGCACGATTAAAGGCTCAAAGCCTTACTATAAAAGAAGTGTTTACAGCATTGAGTAGTAATAACGAAAATACAGGTGGGGCTTATATTGAGAAAGGTCCCACAGTGCTTTATATTCGAAGCGTAGGTCTTACTAAGAATATAAGTGATATTCAGAATATTATTGTAAAAAATACCCAAGCAGGAACCCCAATTCTTATAAAAGATATTGCCGATGTAAAAATGTCTTCGGCGATACGATATGGTGCTTTAACCACAGATGATCTTGGAGAGTCTGTAGGTGGAATTGTGATGATGCTTAAGGGGGAAAATGCCAATAATGTTATTGTAAATGTAAAGAAACGTGTTGCCGAAATAGAGAAAATTTTGCCAGAGGGTTTAAAAATAGAACCTTTTTTAGACCGTACTAAAATGGTTGATAATGCTATTGGTACAGTTCAAAAAAACCTTATCGAAGGAGCTTTGATAGTTGTTTTGGTACTGGTATTATTTTTAGGAAATTTAAGAGCAGGGTTTATAGTAGCATCAGTTATTCCTTTGGCGATGCTGTTTGCAATTATCATGATGAACACCTTTGGAGTAAGTGGTAATCTAATGAGCCTTGGTGCACTTGATTTTGGTTTGATAGTAGATGGAGCTGTAATTATAGTCGAAGCCATATTGCATCATTTGCACAGTACTAAAAAGTATAAAGGCATAGATAATATCTCGCAAGAAGATATGGACAAGGAAGTTACAGGATCAGCAGGGCGCATGATGAATGCTGCTGTATTTGGACAAATAATTATCCTTATCGTATACCTTCCTATACTGTCATTGGAAGGAATAGAAGGTAAAATGTTTAAGCCAATGGCACAAACCGTAGCCTTTGCTATTTTGGGTGCTTTTATACTCTCACTTACTTATGTGCCAATGGTTAGTTCGTTGTTTATAAGTAAGAAAATGAACCACAAGCCAAATCTTTCAGACCGTATTATGGCAAGGCTAGAGTTTTATTATGAAAAGTGGCTGAATAAGGCTTTACGCATAAGAAAAGGGATAGTGATTTCGGCATTTGTTTTATTCGGAATTGCAATGCTTGTGTTTTCAAGAATGGGAGGAGAGTTCATTCCGCAATTAGAAGAAGGAGATTTTGCTGTAGAAACCCGATTGTTGTTAGGTACAAACCTATCAACAACTACAGAAACAATCCAAAAAATATCAGCAGCGCTTAAAAGCAGTTATCCAGAAGTAGAAAAGGTAGTTTCAAGAATTGGAAGTGCTGAGATTCCTACTGATCCAATGCCTATAGAAGGAGGGGATATGATTATTGTTTTAAAAGATAAATCAGAATGGACTAGTGCTTCTTCATTTCCAGAGTTGGCAGATAAAATGACCAAAACAGTCAAGCAAGTTGCTCCCGGAGTTACTACAGGTTTTCAGTTTCCGGTTCAAATGCGTTTTAACGAATTAATGACTGGTGCAAAACAAGATGTTGTATGTAAAATATATGGTGAAGATCTTGAAAAGCTTGCTGAATATGCTGAGAAATTAGGAGCAATTGCCAAAACAGTAGATGGAGCTACAGATCTTTATGTAGAGAAAGTTACAGGAATGCCACAAATAGTTATTGACTACGACTGGGCAGAAATGGCTAAATACGGCATCTATGTTTCCGATATAAACAAAACTGTAAACGCGGCATTTGCTGGAGCGGTAGCAGGAAGCATTTATGAAGGTGAGAAACGTTTTGATATGGTCGTTAGAGTAGAGGATAGCGGTCGAAAAGACATTTCGGATGTGCGAAACTTATTAATCGCAACCCCAACAGGAACGCAAATTCCATTGTATCAAGTAGCATCGGTAAAAGAAATAGAAGGTCCCAACCAGATACAACGTGAAGATGCGAAAAGAAGGATAATTGTAGGTTTCAATGTTAGAGGTCGAGATGTGGAATCTATAGTTGAAGAATTGCAGAAAAAGGTAGATACCCAAATAAAATTTGATCCGGGGTATTATATCACCTATGGAGGAACATTCGAAAACTTGCAAGAAGCAAAATCACGTCTTGGTGTTGCCGTTCCAGCAGCATTATTAATGATTTTAGCCTTGTTGTACTTCGCATTTAGATCTTTAAAAGAAGGGATTATCATTTTTACAGCAATTCCTTTATCGGCTATCGGAGGAGTATTCGGACTAGCCTTGCGTGATATGCCATTTAGTATCTCGGCAGGAGTTGGGTTCATTGCCCTTTTTGGAGTAGCGGTTCTAAACGGAATTGTTTTAATCTCTGAGTTCAATCGAATACAGAAGCTAGGCGAAATCACCGATGCTGTACAAATTATCATTACAGGAACAAAAAACAGATTGCGTCCCGTATTGATGACTGCTGCTGTAGCTTCGTTAGGTTTCCTACCAATGGCTTTAAGTAATGGCGCAGGAGCAGAGGTACAACGTCCGCTGGCAACAGTAGTAATTGGAGGGCTTATAACCGCAACATTGCTTACGTTGTTTGTACTTCCGTCTATTTATTTAATGACGTATCATACCAAAGTATTTAAGAAAAAAATGAAAAAAAATAAAATTGATAAATTGGCATTACTGCTTGTTGGTTTATTTATTACAACCACTGTTCAGGCACAGCAGTTGCCTACCTCACTAGATCAATCTCTGTCTATAGCTATTCAGAATAATAAAAGAGTAAAATCGGCTCAGTTGAATGAAAAATCAAAAGAGCAACTGCAAAAATCGGCTTATGATATTCCTAAAATTGCACTAGATGCAGATTATGGTCAGTTTAATAGCCGACTGAACGACACTCGTTTTGGTGTTAGTCAAACTTTTGCTTTTCCTACGGTGTATAGCAATCAGAAGAAAAATCTAACAGAGAACTACAATGTTGCTAAGGCAGAATCGCTGTTAACGACACAGCAAATTAAATCAAATGTTCGAAATCTTTTTTATTCTTATATCTGGCTAAACAGCAAAAAAGAATTATTGATATATGCAGATTCTATTTATAGATTAATGGAGCAAAAGTCGGATTTGCGCTATAGAGTTGGAGAAACAAATGTGCTTGAAAAAAGTGCCTCACAATCTGCCAGACAATTCTATACCAATCAGCTGGCAATGGTAAACAGAGATATCGATATAACCATTCGATCATTTAATGCAGTGCTTCAGGATAGTATAACTCATATTCCAGTATCAGAAAACGTTAAGAATGATTTTGCGATTGCGTTAAATGATAAATCGAGTATTGCAGAATTACCACAGATTAAGCTTTCGAATCATATTGCGGAGGCTGCAAAGTGGAAGTGGAAAACCGAACAAGCAAAGATGTTACCCGATATTACATTGGGGTATAATAATTTAAGTATTATTGGTACACAAACGAATAATGCAGGACAGGATGTTTATTATGATAGTAATAATAGGTTTAGCTATGTTAATCTAGGAGTGTCTATTCCGTTGTTTTACTCGAGTCAATCAGCACGTAATAAAGCAGCCAAAATAGAATATGAAAATTATCAAACAATTGCAGAAGCAACAAAAATTGAAATTAAAACGGAGATTACAAATGCTTTAAGCGAGGCCGAAAAGTACAAAGAGAGTCTTCATTATTATGAACGTGATGGGCTTAAAAATGCATCGATTATTATTGATGCAGCCAACAGTCAATTAGAAAATGGAGATATTGATTACCTCCAATGGGTATTGGTAGTAAACCAAGCAATAACCATAAAAAATGAATATCTCGATATGGTTAATAATTATAATAAAGCAATAATTAACCTTCAAACCCTTAATAATCTATAGCATAATGAGAACATATATAACTGCAATTTTAGGGATGTTATTAATAGTATCC encodes:
- a CDS encoding DMT family transporter, with the protein product MSYRIEYMKIKGYLFAIISAVSYGLIPLFILPIKAINFPMDTALFYRFFISALFLLAYLMYKKETIKVDRKEFFILLLLGVFYALSAEFLFLGYDYLSPGIASTILFVYPVIVALTMVFFFKERINKLTIVSLFITICGVFVLSTKDSVFSINFLGLAVTLICALFYALYIIVVNKAKIRGSSIKIAFYSLLFSSLYYLSKVILLNEPLVLPDVKFLLDITVFSLVTTVLSMSTLVYAIKTIGSTPTSIMGALEPVVAVGVSVILFHENLTLSLILGVCFIISGVIINIVSEAVERAKSIEKQK
- a CDS encoding DUF5074 domain-containing protein → MKQIYFLRILLLFTFLTNAQIKVQGVIRYDLKQNPTAKTVNNKSVATTTDFDAIKYWVGTGANKAALVIQWNDGKNSDALVWGYRWDGTATGVDMVKAIAKADHRFYALQYYSGPDLGTAIGGLGFDLNGTNTIGLYKDGNVIYPHYPENGIVNTSGYDFDSYTAIDAADHWQSGWASNGYWSYWVKNPADTDFDYSSLGATSRVLENGSWDAWTYNPSFEQFPIASTLTPVTPYVSATDFTKGYFMVNEDWFGHTNGSVNFINANGDINYRVYSTANNNETFGITTQHGTIYGDKFYFVSKQAGDSGILVVANAKTMQKIATFNTIGGDGRSFLGVNENKGYIGASNGIYLFDIANMQVGNGISGTTGAGQIGSMIRTSQYVFATTQNKGILIIDPTTNTVIKTITGGFQSVVQAKDGSVWAIQNQKLINIDATTFATTEYAIPTTKYFTSWGAWNAGSFTYSNQQNALYWINSISSFTSGSQIVRFDVASKTFNENFGAIPGQTTPYRQIPYGSALRIDPISDELILNTTESGFSSHFQKNWIHTYASTGTLTNTKILNDYYWFPSVTVFPDNSAPVVSTTLPSQVSIKSATIIDLKTVVSDTDNLSAAIVKSIKSNNNPALISAVINTKDELVLTPQHLEGEATVVISFNSNGKVVEKSIAVTVTNTLGTDTFERIEFTIYPNPVSDVLTIKTQDEVLNVIIYDISGKLINTRINNNQIDVSALTKGFYIINVVTDRASYQQKFIKK
- a CDS encoding cell surface protein gives rise to the protein MEKNPSKILKTALLSILLLGFIACESDKEESLENENPSEVLVGSYTINRFNVLNIDPKLSSNSQLTWSIKDSIISQSAQLDFISPYLKNYPLTLKVVTNGVVKTYTSTINVTKESKSYSKYIANVFDFRPAVGQFTNEIPIYSPGNTATNLITAAKNALVGSKATMISLGGFGGYVVFGFDHTIPNMNGRDFKILGNAFWGNAANESRSGSCEPGIILVAYDKNKNGKPDEDEWYEIAGSEYFKNTTIKNYTITYFKPDANKAPVAGNEFWQTDIEYIKWQDNLGNSGYKTQSTFHSQSYYPLWIAEASYNLTGTKIENNFYDQSGTGNYWVGKSFDFGYADNAPNNDEGSNIDISWAVDKDGKYVKLPGIDFVKVYTGINQEAGWLGEVSTEVSGAYDLYLN
- a CDS encoding CusA/CzcA family heavy metal efflux RND transporter is translated as MLNKIIQFSVKNKLVIGVFTLLWIIYGVYEVSRLPIDAVPDITNNQVQIITTAPSLGAEDVERLITFPIEQAISNIPQLKESRSISRFGLSLVTIVFDDNTDVYWARQQVAERLQKVEIDENASTPEMAPATTGLGEIYQYVVKPQPGYEAKYSLEDLRTIQDWTIRRQLLGTPGIADVATFGGKLKQYEIAVNPARLKAQSLTIKEVFTALSSNNENTGGAYIEKGPTVLYIRSVGLTKNISDIQNIIVKNTQAGTPILIKDIADVKMSSAIRYGALTTDDLGESVGGIVMMLKGENANNVIVNVKKRVAEIEKILPEGLKIEPFLDRTKMVDNAIGTVQKNLIEGALIVVLVLVLFLGNLRAGFIVASVIPLAMLFAIIMMNTFGVSGNLMSLGALDFGLIVDGAVIIVEAILHHLHSTKKYKGIDNISQEDMDKEVTGSAGRMMNAAVFGQIIILIVYLPILSLEGIEGKMFKPMAQTVAFAILGAFILSLTYVPMVSSLFISKKMNHKPNLSDRIMARLEFYYEKWLNKALRIRKGIVISAFVLFGIAMLVFSRMGGEFIPQLEEGDFAVETRLLLGTNLSTTTETIQKISAALKSSYPEVEKVVSRIGSAEIPTDPMPIEGGDMIIVLKDKSEWTSASSFPELADKMTKTVKQVAPGVTTGFQFPVQMRFNELMTGAKQDVVCKIYGEDLEKLAEYAEKLGAIAKTVDGATDLYVEKVTGMPQIVIDYDWAEMAKYGIYVSDINKTVNAAFAGAVAGSIYEGEKRFDMVVRVEDSGRKDISDVRNLLIATPTGTQIPLYQVASVKEIEGPNQIQREDAKRRIIVGFNVRGRDVESIVEELQKKVDTQIKFDPGYYITYGGTFENLQEAKSRLGVAVPAALLMILALLYFAFRSLKEGIIIFTAIPLSAIGGVFGLALRDMPFSISAGVGFIALFGVAVLNGIVLISEFNRIQKLGEITDAVQIIITGTKNRLRPVLMTAAVASLGFLPMALSNGAGAEVQRPLATVVIGGLITATLLTLFVLPSIYLMTYHTKVFKKKMKKNKIDKLALLLVGLFITTTVQAQQLPTSLDQSLSIAIQNNKRVKSAQLNEKSKEQLQKSAYDIPKIALDADYGQFNSRLNDTRFGVSQTFAFPTVYSNQKKNLTENYNVAKAESLLTTQQIKSNVRNLFYSYIWLNSKKELLIYADSIYRLMEQKSDLRYRVGETNVLEKSASQSARQFYTNQLAMVNRDIDITIRSFNAVLQDSITHIPVSENVKNDFAIALNDKSSIAELPQIKLSNHIAEAAKWKWKTEQAKMLPDITLGYNNLSIIGTQTNNAGQDVYYDSNNRFSYVNLGVSIPLFYSSQSARNKAAKIEYENYQTIAEATKIEIKTEITNALSEAEKYKESLHYYERDGLKNASIIIDAANSQLENGDIDYLQWVLVVNQAITIKNEYLDMVNNYNKAIINLQTLNNL